In Morganella morganii, the following are encoded in one genomic region:
- the sseA gene encoding 3-mercaptopyruvate sulfurtransferase: protein MYRDYFVTADWLHTHLNDDNLVVLDVSKAPPGQPADCHQLWLERHIPGAHYFDLDKVADLSSPLPHMLPSPEVFAQAAGEFGIDNDTMVIIYDQGNLFSAPRAWWTLKTFGVKNLRILQGGLNAWAGAGYTTESGELPLPQAKTFVPEFQRHNAVNKDDVLLAITDPEIQIVDARSADRFQALAPDPRPGVRSGHIPGSCNVPWNTLVENGIFKSPTQIQQIFRDAGVDLSKYLVVSCGSGMTAAILLLALTLTGHQNVRLYDGSWAEWGGSDTLPIEP from the coding sequence ATGTACCGAGACTATTTTGTGACCGCAGACTGGCTGCACACGCACCTGAATGACGACAATCTTGTTGTGCTCGATGTCAGCAAAGCGCCGCCCGGTCAGCCCGCAGATTGCCATCAGTTATGGCTTGAGCGCCATATTCCGGGCGCACACTATTTTGATCTGGACAAAGTGGCTGATCTCTCTTCCCCGCTGCCGCATATGCTGCCGTCACCGGAAGTGTTCGCACAGGCTGCCGGTGAATTCGGGATCGATAATGACACCATGGTGATTATTTATGACCAGGGTAACCTGTTTTCCGCCCCGCGCGCCTGGTGGACACTGAAAACCTTCGGTGTGAAAAATCTGCGTATTTTACAGGGCGGACTGAATGCCTGGGCCGGTGCCGGTTATACCACCGAAAGCGGTGAGCTGCCGCTGCCGCAGGCGAAAACCTTTGTGCCGGAGTTTCAGCGTCATAATGCGGTAAATAAAGATGATGTGCTGCTGGCAATTACGGATCCGGAAATTCAGATTGTCGATGCCCGTTCTGCCGACCGTTTTCAGGCGCTGGCACCGGATCCGCGTCCCGGCGTGCGTTCAGGCCATATTCCCGGCAGTTGCAATGTACCGTGGAATACCCTGGTGGAGAACGGGATCTTCAAATCCCCGACGCAGATTCAGCAGATATTCCGTGATGCGGGTGTGGATTTAAGCAAATACCTGGTGGTGTCCTGTGGTTCCGGTATGACAGCCGCCATACTGCTGCTGGCGCTGACACTCACCGGCCATCAGAATGTCCGTCTGTATGACGGTTCCTGGGCGGAATGGGGCGGCTCAGACACCCTGCCGATTGAACCATAA
- a CDS encoding GlsB/YeaQ/YmgE family stress response membrane protein, with translation MNFLSWIIFGLIAGVLAKWIMPGTYSIGIIMTIVLGVVGAVVGGYISVFFGKGRVDGFNFGSFVVAVIGAMVVLFLAGKFAG, from the coding sequence ATGAATTTTCTGTCCTGGATTATTTTTGGCCTGATCGCCGGTGTGCTGGCGAAATGGATTATGCCCGGAACCTATAGTATCGGCATTATTATGACGATTGTACTGGGTGTTGTTGGTGCTGTTGTCGGGGGATATATCAGTGTTTTCTTCGGCAAGGGGCGTGTCGACGGGTTTAATTTCGGCAGCTTTGTGGTAGCGGTGATCGGTGCGATGGTGGTGCTGTTTCTCGCCGGGAAGTTTGCGGGCTGA
- the dusC gene encoding tRNA dihydrouridine(16) synthase DusC, translated as MRVLLAPMQGVLDPLVRHLLTAVNDYDLCITEFVRVVDMLLPEKLFFRLCPELENGGLTESGTPVRIQLLGQFPQWLAENAARAAELGSHGVDLNCGCPSKTVNGSGGGAMLLKDPELIYQGTKAIREAVPAHLPVSVKVRLGWSSNAHQFEIADAVAQGGATEITVHGRTKEAGYRTDLIDWPAIAAIRQRLSIPVIANGEVRDWQSAQQCLAVTGCDAVMLGRGALNVPNLSCVVKYNAPFMPWPEVVALLYRYTQLEKQGDTGLYHVARVKQWFSYLHKAYSQEADELFAVIRPLKDSASIAQAIARAQGA; from the coding sequence ATGCGTGTTCTTTTAGCACCAATGCAGGGGGTCTTAGACCCCCTCGTCCGTCATCTGCTGACGGCGGTGAATGACTATGATCTCTGTATCACCGAGTTTGTCCGTGTGGTGGATATGCTGCTGCCGGAGAAACTGTTTTTCCGTCTCTGTCCGGAGCTGGAAAACGGCGGTCTGACCGAATCCGGTACGCCGGTGCGGATCCAGCTGCTGGGGCAGTTCCCGCAATGGCTGGCGGAAAATGCCGCACGTGCGGCGGAACTCGGCTCGCACGGGGTGGATCTCAACTGCGGCTGCCCGTCCAAAACAGTGAACGGCAGCGGCGGCGGGGCGATGCTTCTTAAAGACCCGGAGCTGATTTATCAGGGCACCAAAGCTATCCGTGAAGCGGTACCGGCACATCTGCCGGTGTCGGTGAAAGTGCGGCTCGGCTGGAGCAGCAATGCGCACCAGTTTGAAATCGCCGATGCGGTGGCACAAGGCGGGGCAACCGAGATCACGGTGCACGGGCGCACCAAAGAAGCAGGTTATCGCACGGATTTGATTGACTGGCCGGCGATCGCAGCTATCCGTCAGCGGCTCTCCATTCCGGTGATTGCCAACGGCGAAGTCCGTGACTGGCAGAGTGCGCAGCAATGCCTGGCCGTGACCGGCTGTGATGCGGTGATGCTCGGGCGCGGAGCGCTCAATGTGCCGAACCTGAGCTGTGTGGTTAAATATAACGCGCCCTTTATGCCGTGGCCGGAAGTGGTGGCATTACTGTACCGCTACACGCAGCTGGAAAAGCAGGGTGATACCGGGCTGTACCATGTGGCGCGTGTCAAACAGTGGTTCAGCTATCTGCATAAAGCCTATTCGCAGGAAGCGGATGAACTTTTTGCCGTGATCCGCCCGCTGAAAGATTCTGCCTCGATTGCACAGGCGATTGCCCGGGCTCAGGGTGCATAA
- the rhlE gene encoding ATP-dependent RNA helicase RhlE, producing the protein MSFSSLPLCPEIQKAVAEMGYEQPTPIQMQAIPQVLAGHDLLASAQTGTGKTAGFTLPILQYLQDNPRKGGGRPVRALILSPTRELAAQIGENVREYSRHLRTRSLVVFGGVSINPQMMKLRGGVDILIATPGRLLDLEHQNAVDLSKVEILVLDEADRMLDMGFIHDIRRVIKKLPVKRQNLLFSATFSNGIKSLANTILNNPVTVEVSPRNSASQQVTQFVHLVDKKRKAELLAHLIGRDNWEQVLIFTRTKHGANRLAEFLNDSGIKAAAIHGNKSQGARTRALADFKSGAIRALVATDIAARGLDIEQLPYVVNYELPNVAEDYVHRIGRTGRAEATGLALSLVCVDEHDLLRDIEKLLKKQIERMAEPGYDPDPSIKAEPIQKAKQGRGGNGRSGGGRQGGQGRSAEGRGNSGGGDKRPPRPRQHKPRSGNSDSGSPWGNRGK; encoded by the coding sequence ATGAGTTTTTCATCATTACCATTATGCCCGGAAATTCAGAAGGCCGTCGCAGAGATGGGCTACGAACAGCCGACCCCGATTCAGATGCAGGCCATTCCGCAGGTTCTTGCCGGACATGACTTATTAGCCAGCGCACAAACCGGTACCGGAAAAACCGCCGGTTTTACCTTACCTATCCTGCAATATTTACAGGATAATCCGCGCAAAGGCGGCGGGCGTCCGGTCCGTGCGCTGATTTTGTCCCCGACCCGTGAACTGGCCGCTCAGATCGGCGAAAACGTCCGCGAGTACAGCCGCCATCTGCGCACCCGTTCGCTGGTGGTCTTCGGCGGGGTGAGCATCAACCCGCAGATGATGAAACTGCGCGGCGGCGTGGATATCCTGATTGCCACTCCGGGCCGTCTGCTGGATCTGGAACATCAGAATGCCGTGGATTTATCCAAAGTCGAAATTCTGGTGCTGGATGAAGCTGACCGCATGCTGGATATGGGCTTTATCCATGATATCCGCCGTGTTATCAAAAAATTACCGGTGAAACGTCAGAATTTACTGTTTTCCGCGACATTCTCCAATGGTATCAAATCTCTGGCGAATACCATTCTGAATAATCCGGTGACGGTGGAAGTTTCCCCGCGCAACAGTGCCTCACAGCAGGTCACACAGTTTGTTCATCTGGTGGATAAAAAACGCAAAGCAGAACTGCTGGCGCACCTGATTGGCCGTGATAACTGGGAGCAGGTGCTGATTTTCACCCGCACCAAACACGGTGCCAATCGTCTGGCGGAATTCCTTAACGACAGCGGCATCAAAGCGGCGGCTATCCACGGTAATAAATCCCAGGGCGCACGTACCCGTGCACTGGCGGATTTCAAAAGCGGCGCTATCCGCGCTCTGGTCGCGACTGATATCGCGGCACGCGGTCTGGATATCGAGCAGCTGCCGTATGTGGTGAACTATGAACTGCCGAATGTGGCGGAAGATTATGTCCACCGTATCGGCCGTACCGGGCGTGCGGAGGCTACCGGCCTGGCATTATCACTGGTATGTGTCGATGAGCATGACTTATTACGTGACATTGAAAAACTGCTGAAAAAGCAAATCGAGCGGATGGCTGAACCGGGTTACGATCCGGATCCGTCCATCAAAGCCGAACCTATCCAGAAAGCGAAGCAGGGTCGCGGCGGCAACGGACGTTCCGGCGGAGGACGTCAGGGCGGACAGGGTCGCAGCGCCGAAGGCCGCGGTAACAGCGGTGGCGGTGACAAACGTCCGCCGCGTCCGCGTCAGCACAAACCGCGTTCCGGCAACAGCGACTCCGGCAGCCCGTGGGGTAACCGGGGCAAATAA
- the cecR gene encoding transcriptional regulator CecR encodes MSVNTTNTPRGEQAKLALLEAAIEIFGLNGPNSATTRQIAQRADQNIAAIAYYFGSKDGLYLAVAQHIADIIRDEFRPVIEEIDLFLENGADERDESRCLQLIELSFLAYNELVLKKSNINISRIMSREQLIPTKAYTLIHEQALSAIFTRQARLVARYTGLPDGHINTLIHTHALMGEILSFRLARENLLRQTGWDNIGPKEYDMINDVLREHIRLLLSGLKQHYRN; translated from the coding sequence ATGTCAGTCAATACGACTAATACGCCGCGAGGCGAACAAGCCAAACTCGCTTTACTGGAAGCCGCTATTGAGATTTTCGGACTGAACGGCCCAAATAGTGCCACTACTCGCCAGATTGCACAACGTGCGGATCAAAATATCGCAGCTATTGCTTATTATTTCGGCTCAAAAGACGGGTTGTATCTGGCCGTTGCACAGCATATTGCCGACATTATCCGTGATGAATTCCGTCCTGTCATTGAAGAAATTGATCTGTTTCTGGAAAACGGCGCTGACGAACGGGATGAAAGCCGCTGTCTGCAACTGATTGAACTGAGTTTTCTTGCCTACAATGAGCTGGTACTGAAGAAAAGTAATATTAATATCAGCCGGATTATGTCGCGCGAGCAGTTAATTCCGACCAAAGCTTACACGCTTATCCACGAACAGGCGCTGTCTGCGATTTTTACCCGCCAGGCAAGACTTGTCGCCCGTTATACCGGGCTGCCGGACGGACATATCAATACGCTGATCCATACACACGCTCTGATGGGTGAGATTTTATCTTTCCGTCTGGCACGGGAAAACCTGCTGCGCCAGACCGGCTGGGATAATATCGGCCCGAAAGAGTATGACATGATCAATGATGTGCTGCGGGAACATATCCGGTTGCTGCTCAGCGGATTAAAGCAGCATTACCGCAACTGA
- the hlyD gene encoding secretion protein HlyD produces MKPMKKTEIFIIILILLAGAGGWYWWESRPSGPVLLYGNVDIRTVNLGFRVGGKLQSLNADEGAAVQPGELLGMLDDTPYRHALLKAEGVRDSAQAALLMMETGYRPEEIAQAKADVARNTAAAEFARQFYQRQAGLMKSRAISANDLENARNQRNQADAALKASQDKLNQLENGYRKEEIAEARGQLKQAEAAVEQAQLDLADTRLTAPAAGTILTRAIEPGTILPAGSTVFTLTLTNPVWVRAYVSESELGQAQPGRKVLLETDSRPGKPYHGHVGFVSPTAEFTPKSVETPALRTDLVYRLRIVVTDADPLLRQGMPVTIRFDNEEQQP; encoded by the coding sequence ATGAAGCCAATGAAAAAAACCGAGATATTTATCATTATTCTGATCCTGCTGGCCGGTGCCGGCGGATGGTACTGGTGGGAGTCACGCCCGTCGGGGCCTGTACTGCTGTACGGTAATGTGGATATCCGGACGGTGAATCTTGGTTTTCGTGTCGGCGGCAAACTGCAATCCCTGAATGCGGATGAAGGGGCGGCGGTTCAGCCCGGTGAGCTGCTCGGTATGCTGGATGATACACCGTACCGTCACGCCCTGCTGAAAGCGGAAGGGGTACGGGACAGCGCACAGGCGGCATTACTGATGATGGAAACCGGCTACCGCCCGGAAGAAATCGCGCAGGCAAAAGCCGATGTTGCCCGTAATACGGCAGCGGCGGAATTTGCCCGTCAGTTTTATCAGCGCCAGGCCGGACTGATGAAAAGCCGTGCCATCTCCGCCAATGACCTGGAGAATGCCCGTAATCAGCGCAATCAGGCCGATGCGGCACTGAAAGCCTCACAGGACAAACTGAACCAGCTGGAAAACGGTTACCGCAAAGAAGAGATTGCCGAAGCGCGCGGACAGCTGAAACAGGCTGAAGCCGCCGTGGAGCAGGCACAGCTTGACCTGGCGGACACACGGCTGACCGCACCGGCAGCAGGTACTATTCTGACCCGCGCCATCGAGCCCGGCACGATTTTACCGGCAGGCAGCACCGTGTTCACCCTGACACTGACCAATCCGGTGTGGGTACGGGCGTATGTCAGCGAAAGCGAGCTGGGACAGGCACAGCCCGGCCGTAAAGTATTACTGGAAACCGACAGCCGCCCGGGCAAACCGTATCACGGGCATGTCGGATTCGTCTCCCCGACTGCCGAGTTTACCCCGAAATCCGTTGAAACCCCGGCACTGCGGACAGATCTGGTCTACCGTCTGCGCATTGTGGTGACGGATGCCGACCCGCTGCTGCGTCAGGGGATGCCGGTCACTATCCGCTTTGATAATGAAGAGCAGCAGCCGTAA
- a CDS encoding ATP-binding cassette domain-containing protein, protein MPDITISLSAVEKCFPGLDNPAVNRLTTTIRGGGVTGLAGPDGAGKTTLIRMLAGLLKPDSGEIRVAGFDPIEDSVALHAQLGYMPQKFGLYEDLSVMENLRLYAELRGLPHHEQQAVFDRLLTFTDLTRFTGRMAGKLSGGMKQKLGLACTLLGQPQVLLLDEPGVGVDPIARRELWRMVHTLADDGMLILWSTSYLDEAEQCRDVLLLNQGKVIYEGKPAHLTETMEGRSFLLSAAPGERRRILQEALIQPQVSDGVIQGRYVRLIVKPQADTRTLLSALKCPDAELLPAKPRFEDAFIDLLGGGPSHRSQLAQIMPQIPAAPDETVIEAVSLTKKFGDFAATDHVDFQVKRGEIFGLLGPNGAGKSTTFKMMCGLMIPSSGRALVLGLDLKTSSAKARSRLGYMAQKFSLYGNLTVAQNLKFFSGAYGLRGKAQQQKIDDMVNAFNFTPILRQTTEDLPLGFKQRLALACALMHEPDILFLDEPTSGVDPLTRREFWLHINGMVDKGVTVMVTTHFMDEAEYCDRIGLVYHGKIIAAGTPDELKASVADDTRPDPSMEDAFIGLVEEYDKESAQEAAS, encoded by the coding sequence ATGCCAGACATCACTATCTCCCTCAGTGCCGTCGAAAAATGCTTTCCCGGCCTTGATAATCCCGCAGTTAACCGGCTGACCACCACCATCCGGGGCGGTGGTGTAACCGGGCTTGCCGGGCCGGACGGTGCCGGAAAAACCACCCTCATCCGTATGCTAGCCGGGTTACTGAAACCGGACAGCGGGGAGATCCGCGTGGCCGGGTTTGATCCGATTGAAGACAGTGTGGCTTTGCACGCACAGCTCGGTTATATGCCGCAGAAATTCGGGCTGTATGAAGATCTGTCCGTGATGGAAAACCTCCGTTTATATGCCGAACTGCGCGGTCTGCCGCACCATGAACAGCAGGCTGTTTTTGACCGCCTGCTGACCTTTACTGACCTGACCCGTTTTACCGGCCGCATGGCGGGCAAACTCTCCGGCGGCATGAAACAGAAGCTCGGACTGGCCTGCACACTGCTCGGGCAGCCGCAGGTGCTGCTGCTCGATGAGCCGGGTGTGGGAGTCGATCCTATCGCCCGCCGCGAACTGTGGCGGATGGTGCACACTCTCGCCGATGACGGCATGCTGATCCTCTGGAGTACCTCTTATCTGGATGAGGCAGAACAGTGCCGCGATGTGCTGCTGCTCAATCAGGGAAAAGTCATTTATGAGGGCAAACCGGCACATCTGACAGAAACGATGGAAGGCCGCTCTTTCCTGCTCTCCGCAGCCCCCGGTGAACGCCGCCGCATCTTACAGGAGGCATTGATTCAGCCACAGGTGTCTGATGGTGTTATTCAGGGACGTTATGTCCGGCTGATTGTAAAACCACAGGCCGATACCCGCACCCTGCTCAGCGCGCTGAAATGCCCGGATGCAGAGCTGCTGCCCGCTAAGCCTCGTTTTGAGGATGCATTTATTGATCTGCTCGGCGGCGGCCCTTCTCACCGCTCACAGCTGGCGCAGATTATGCCGCAGATCCCGGCGGCACCGGATGAGACCGTGATTGAAGCCGTCAGCCTGACCAAAAAATTCGGTGATTTTGCCGCGACCGATCATGTGGATTTTCAGGTCAAACGCGGGGAGATTTTCGGCCTGCTCGGCCCGAACGGTGCGGGCAAATCCACCACCTTTAAGATGATGTGCGGCCTGATGATCCCGAGCAGCGGCCGCGCTCTGGTGCTGGGGCTGGATCTGAAAACCAGCTCAGCCAAAGCCCGCAGCCGCCTGGGTTATATGGCGCAGAAGTTTTCTCTCTACGGCAATCTGACGGTCGCCCAGAACCTGAAATTTTTCTCCGGCGCTTACGGGCTGCGCGGCAAAGCGCAGCAGCAGAAAATCGATGATATGGTAAATGCTTTTAATTTCACCCCGATCCTGCGCCAGACCACCGAAGATTTGCCGCTCGGCTTCAAACAGCGGCTGGCGCTGGCCTGTGCCCTGATGCATGAACCGGATATTCTCTTTCTCGACGAACCCACCTCCGGCGTTGACCCGCTCACCCGCCGTGAATTCTGGCTGCATATTAACGGCATGGTGGATAAAGGTGTGACCGTGATGGTGACCACCCACTTTATGGATGAGGCGGAATATTGTGACCGCATCGGGCTGGTCTATCACGGCAAAATCATTGCTGCCGGCACCCCCGATGAACTGAAAGCCTCGGTGGCAGACGACACCCGTCCTGATCCGTCAATGGAAGATGCCTTTATCGGGCTGGTCGAGGAGTATGACAAAGAAAGCGCACAGGAGGCCGCATCATGA
- a CDS encoding ABC transporter permease, translated as MSTPSGFSWRRLRALCIKESKQIVRDPSSALIAIVIPLILLFIFGYGINLDSSKLRLGILVNQQSEPARELINAFTGSPFIDATLSDNRRELIDKLQAGHIRGIVVIPADLDKRLARQGDIAQIQVITDGSEPNTANFVQGYASGIWQVWQQQRAQDRGISSEPTVDVRLRYWFNPAAISQHFIIPGAISIIITVVGAILTSLVVAREWERGTMEALLSTQVTKTELLLSKLLPYQVLGSFVMVLCMVVTVYVLDVPYHGSLWLLALVTSLYLATALGMGLLISTVTRNQFNAAMISLNAAFLPAIMLSGFVFEIDSMPVAIQVVTYVIPARYFVESLQTLFLAGNIMPVIISNLVLLILSALVFIGLTALKTRRRLD; from the coding sequence ATGAGCACACCTTCCGGTTTTTCATGGCGCCGTCTGCGGGCGCTGTGCATCAAAGAGAGCAAACAGATTGTCCGCGACCCGTCGAGTGCCCTGATCGCAATTGTGATCCCGCTGATTCTGTTATTTATTTTCGGTTACGGCATCAATCTGGATTCATCAAAACTGCGCCTCGGGATTCTGGTGAATCAGCAGAGCGAACCGGCGCGGGAGCTGATCAACGCCTTTACCGGCTCTCCGTTTATTGATGCCACCCTCAGTGATAACCGCCGTGAATTAATTGATAAACTCCAGGCGGGGCATATCCGCGGTATTGTGGTGATCCCGGCGGATTTGGACAAACGTCTGGCTCGTCAGGGTGATATCGCACAGATTCAGGTGATTACGGACGGCAGCGAGCCCAATACCGCCAACTTTGTACAGGGCTATGCCAGCGGTATCTGGCAGGTCTGGCAGCAGCAGCGGGCACAGGATCGGGGGATCAGCAGTGAGCCGACTGTTGATGTCCGGCTGCGCTACTGGTTTAACCCGGCTGCTATCAGCCAGCATTTTATTATACCGGGCGCTATCAGCATCATTATTACCGTGGTCGGCGCTATCCTGACCTCACTGGTGGTGGCACGGGAATGGGAGCGCGGCACCATGGAAGCCCTGCTTTCCACTCAGGTAACCAAAACGGAACTGCTGCTCTCCAAACTGCTGCCGTATCAGGTGCTCGGCAGCTTTGTCATGGTGCTGTGTATGGTGGTGACCGTGTATGTGCTGGATGTGCCGTATCACGGCTCGCTGTGGCTTCTGGCCCTGGTGACCTCCCTCTATCTCGCCACCGCGCTTGGTATGGGATTGCTGATATCCACCGTGACCCGCAATCAGTTTAACGCGGCTATGATTTCGCTGAACGCCGCATTTCTGCCTGCGATTATGCTGTCCGGCTTTGTGTTTGAAATTGACAGTATGCCGGTGGCGATACAGGTGGTAACTTATGTGATCCCGGCGCGCTACTTTGTGGAAAGCCTGCAGACTCTGTTCCTGGCGGGTAATATTATGCCGGTGATTATCAGTAATCTGGTGTTGCTGATCCTGTCAGCGCTTGTGTTTATCGGCCTGACCGCCCTGAAAACCCGCCGCCGGCTTGATTAA
- a CDS encoding ABC transporter permease, with translation MFHRILTLIIKELQLLLRERQTRTILIVPVIFQMILFPLAATLEVTNATIAIYDEDKGPASIELTQQFAKASAFSDVLLIQNRHDVQDVIDNRKALLLVHFPQNFSAQLAAQKPAQLQILLDGRNSNSAQIAANYVQQITAHYQQERMPQAVTSELVVRNWYNPNLDYKWFIVPSLVALITTIGVMIVTSLSVAREREQGTLDQLLVSPLTTGEIFVGKAVPALIVATVQASIVLVIGIFAYRIPFSGSLILFYFTMMVYGLSLVGFGLLISALSATQQQAFIGVFVFMMPAVLLSGYIAPVENMPVWLQHITWVNPIRHFNEITKQIYLKDADFSVIRQSLWPLLVIAVTTGTAAYALFRRKIA, from the coding sequence ATGTTTCATCGGATACTCACCTTAATTATCAAAGAGCTGCAATTACTTCTCCGTGAGCGGCAGACCCGTACGATCCTGATCGTACCGGTAATTTTTCAGATGATTTTGTTCCCGCTGGCGGCAACGCTGGAAGTCACCAACGCCACTATCGCCATTTATGATGAGGACAAAGGCCCCGCATCCATTGAACTGACCCAGCAGTTTGCCAAAGCCAGTGCGTTTTCTGATGTGCTGCTGATCCAGAACCGGCATGATGTACAGGATGTGATTGATAACCGCAAAGCCCTGCTGCTGGTGCATTTCCCGCAGAATTTCAGTGCACAGCTCGCCGCACAGAAACCGGCACAGCTGCAAATCCTGCTCGACGGACGAAACTCCAACAGTGCGCAGATTGCCGCCAATTATGTTCAGCAAATCACCGCGCATTACCAGCAGGAGCGGATGCCGCAGGCGGTCACCAGTGAGCTGGTGGTGCGCAACTGGTATAACCCGAATCTGGATTACAAATGGTTTATCGTGCCGTCGCTGGTGGCGCTGATCACCACCATCGGCGTGATGATTGTCACCTCTCTCTCTGTTGCCCGTGAGCGGGAACAGGGTACGCTGGATCAGTTGCTGGTTTCGCCGCTGACCACCGGTGAAATCTTTGTTGGTAAGGCAGTTCCGGCACTGATAGTGGCCACGGTCCAGGCCAGTATTGTGCTGGTGATCGGCATTTTCGCTTACCGCATCCCCTTCTCCGGTTCACTGATCCTGTTTTATTTCACCATGATGGTGTACGGCCTGTCGCTGGTCGGGTTCGGTCTGTTAATCTCCGCACTCTCCGCCACCCAGCAGCAGGCCTTTATCGGCGTGTTTGTCTTTATGATGCCTGCCGTGCTGCTGTCCGGTTATATTGCCCCGGTGGAGAATATGCCGGTCTGGCTGCAACATATCACCTGGGTCAATCCTATCCGCCATTTTAATGAAATCACCAAACAGATTTACCTCAAAGATGCGGATTTCAGTGTTATCCGCCAGAGCCTCTGGCCGCTGCTGGTGATTGCCGTGACCACCGGAACCGCCGCCTATGCGTTGTTCCGGCGCAAGATTGCGTGA
- a CDS encoding Bax inhibitor-1/YccA family protein, which yields MDRFPRSNGSIVSQAGSGIQAYMAQVYGWMACGLLLTAFVAWYSSNSMAIMSFVFSSKITFFGLIIAQLALVWIISGMVERLSASMATGLFMLYSALTGLTLSSIFIVYTDASIVSTFFITAGMFGALSIYGYTTKRSLSGMGNFLFMGLIGIIIASLVNIWLKSEGMTLIITYIGVIVFAGLTAYDTQKLRELGEQIDSNNKDTMRRYAIVGALSLYLDFINLFLMLLRLLGDRR from the coding sequence ATGGACCGATTTCCTCGTTCTAACGGCTCGATAGTTTCACAGGCGGGCTCCGGTATTCAGGCTTATATGGCCCAGGTTTACGGCTGGATGGCGTGCGGCCTGCTGCTGACTGCCTTCGTCGCCTGGTATTCGTCTAACTCGATGGCGATTATGAGCTTTGTTTTCTCCAGCAAAATCACCTTCTTCGGCCTGATTATTGCTCAGCTGGCACTGGTCTGGATTATCTCCGGCATGGTTGAGCGCCTGAGCGCGTCCATGGCGACCGGGCTGTTTATGCTCTATTCCGCACTGACAGGGCTGACGCTCTCCAGTATCTTTATCGTGTATACAGATGCATCTATCGTCAGCACCTTCTTTATCACGGCAGGGATGTTCGGTGCGCTGAGTATCTACGGTTACACCACCAAGCGCAGCCTGTCCGGGATGGGTAACTTCCTGTTTATGGGGCTGATTGGTATTATCATCGCGTCACTGGTTAATATCTGGCTGAAAAGCGAAGGTATGACACTGATCATCACCTATATCGGTGTGATTGTGTTTGCCGGTCTGACCGCGTATGACACTCAGAAACTGCGTGAGCTGGGTGAGCAGATTGACAGCAACAACAAAGACACCATGCGCCGCTATGCGATCGTGGGTGCGTTGTCGCTGTACCTGGACTTCATCAACCTGTTCCTGATGCTGCTGCGCCTGCTGGGCGACCGCCGCTAA
- the moaE gene encoding molybdopterin synthase catalytic subunit MoaE, producing the protein MNNTRIAVQTDNFSVGEEYQWLAGCADDGAVVTFTGKVRNHNLGDNVAALSLEHYPGMTEKALADIVTQARERWELQRVTLIHRVGSLYPNDEIVFVGVSAAHRGMAFEAAEFLMDYLKTRAPFWKKETLPEGGTRWVDARESDQKAADRW; encoded by the coding sequence ATGAATAATACCCGGATTGCTGTTCAGACGGACAATTTCAGTGTCGGTGAGGAATATCAGTGGCTGGCCGGTTGCGCGGATGACGGCGCAGTGGTCACATTCACCGGTAAAGTCCGCAATCATAACCTGGGTGATAATGTGGCGGCTCTGTCGCTGGAGCACTACCCGGGCATGACCGAAAAAGCGCTGGCGGATATTGTCACACAGGCGCGTGAGCGCTGGGAATTACAGCGGGTGACGCTGATCCACAGGGTCGGCAGTTTATACCCGAATGATGAGATTGTGTTTGTCGGTGTCAGTGCTGCCCATCGCGGCATGGCATTTGAAGCGGCTGAATTTCTGATGGATTACTTAAAAACCCGCGCGCCGTTCTGGAAAAAAGAGACATTGCCGGAAGGCGGCACCCGCTGGGTGGATGCCAGAGAAAGCGACCAGAAAGCCGCAGATCGCTGGTAA
- the moaD gene encoding molybdopterin synthase sulfur carrier subunit → MIKVLFFAQVRELVNTDELSLPYDYATAEDLRAALCERGERWALALESGKLLCAVNQSFVPLSHPLTDGDEVAFFPPVTGG, encoded by the coding sequence ATGATTAAGGTACTGTTTTTCGCGCAGGTGCGCGAGCTGGTGAATACCGATGAGCTTTCTCTGCCGTATGATTACGCCACAGCGGAAGATTTACGGGCCGCGTTATGTGAGCGCGGTGAGCGCTGGGCGCTGGCGCTGGAATCCGGCAAACTGCTGTGTGCGGTGAATCAGTCTTTTGTGCCGTTGTCGCACCCGCTGACAGACGGTGACGAAGTCGCGTTCTTCCCGCCGGTCACCGGAGGCTGA